The Triticum aestivum cultivar Chinese Spring unplaced genomic scaffold, IWGSC CS RefSeq v2.1 scaffold9733, whole genome shotgun sequence genome includes a window with the following:
- the LOC123172242 gene encoding disease resistance protein Pik-2-like: MEGAIQVVTIVGKLLGEEYRQIRGVGGQVAELGDELATMNTILLMNSETDEVFIDHFVREWMKQVRELAYDVEDCIQLYILRIPRFRARQRDRFLVWPKHMVKTILSRRRLAYEIKELRARAVVISERHARYGVTREALGRSTSPYLATPAPAPEPVLGPPVVRPAANQYVGITEQANKLAEMVKGLTGNEGGMTLKVFCIVGFGGIGKTTLAREVCLQLETEFQRQAQVSVSRAFDGMRDMKGLLKRMLQQMVKQKADNAEGINKEDPLNGIDEMNVEQLTYKLMEVLRDTRKY, from the exons ATGGAGGGCGCGATTCAGGTTGTGACCATCGTCGGGAAGCTGCTGGGCGAGGAGTACCGGCAAATCCGAGGCGTCGGCGGCCAGGTGGCTGAGCTCGGCGACGAGCTGGCCACCATGAACACCATCCTCCTCATGAACTCGGAAACTGACGAGGTCTTCATTGACCACTTCGTCCGGGAGTGGATGAAGCAGGTACGCGAGCTCGCCTACGATGTAGAGGATTGCATTCAGCTCTACATCCTCCGCATCCCCCGGTTCCGGGCACGGCAAAGAGACCGCTTTCTCGTCTGGCCCAAACACATGGTCAAGACGATCCTCTCTCGCCGTCGACTGGCTTATGAGATCAAGGAACTCCGTGCTCGTGCTGTCGTGATCAGCGAGCGCCACGCGCGTTATGGCGTCACCCGCGAGGCGCTGGGCCGCTCTACCTCTCCCTACTTAGCCACCCCCGCGCCGGCGCCGGAGCCAGTGCTGGGTCCTCCCGTCGTTCGGCCGGCTGCAAACCAGTATGTGGGCATCACGGAGCAGGCAAACAAACTGGCTGAGATGGTGAAGGGGCTGACTGGCAATGAGGGTGGCATGACGCTCAAGGTGTTCTGCATCGTGGGGTTCGGTGGAATCGGGAAGACTACCCTGGCGAGGGAGGTGTGCCTGCAGCTAGAGACGGAGTTCCAACGCCAAGCGCAAGTGTCCGTATCCCGGGCATTTGACGGCATGAGGGATATGAAGGGATTGCTGAAGCGCATGCTTCAGCAGATGGTAAAGCAGAAAGCAGATAACGCGGAAGGCATCAACAAAGAGGACCCCCTAAATGGCATCGACGAGATGAATGTAGAGCAGCTCACCTACAAGCTCATGGAGGTTCTCAGGGACACGAG aaaatattaG